One segment of Tenrec ecaudatus isolate mTenEca1 chromosome 1, mTenEca1.hap1, whole genome shotgun sequence DNA contains the following:
- the LOC142453233 gene encoding olfactory receptor 7A5-like, which translates to MEPGNHTLVPEFILLGLSEEAQLQPLLFALFLSMYLVTFTGNLLIILAITTDSHLHTPMYFFLSNLSLTDICFTSTTVPKMLMNIQMQNKVITYEHCITQMHFFLLFAVFDNFLLAVMAYDRFVAICYPLHYMVIMNARSCGLLLLACCILSFLHSLLNSFLVLRLSFCTELKISHFFCDLDQVVQLACSDTFLNVLVMYLTIVLLGGIPLTGILFSYTKIVSSILKISSAAGKYKAFSTCGSHLSVVSMFYGTGLGVYLSSAAIENPRATAIASVMYTVVTPMLNPFIYSLRNKDIKQALRKLVS; encoded by the coding sequence atggaaccAGGAAACCACACTCTTGTTCCAGAATTCATCCTTCTGGGGCTTTCTGAGGAGGCACAGCTGCAGCCGCTCCTCTTTGCACTGTTCCTCTCCATGTACCTGGTCACCTTcactgggaacctgctcatcatcctggccatcaccacagactcccacctccacacacccatgtacttcttcctctcaaACCTCTCCTTGACTGACATCTGTTTCACCTCCACCACTGTCCCAAAGATGCTGATGAATATCCAGATGCAGAACAAAGTAATTACATATGAACACTGCATCACACAGATGCATTTTTTCTTGCTGTTTGCGGTCTTTGACAACTTCCTCTTGGcagtgatggcctatgaccggTTTGTGGCCATCTGTTACCCACTGCACTATATGGTCATCATGAATGCAAGATCCTGTGGACTCCTGCTTCTGGCCTGCTGTATATTATCGTTTCTGCACTCTCTATTAAATAGTTTCTTAGTTTTGCGACTGTCTTTTTGTACAGAATTGAAAATCTCCCATTTTTTCTGTGACCTTGATCAGGTCGTCCAACTTGCTTGTTCTGACACCTTCCTCAATGTCTTAGTCATGTATTTAACAATTGTACTTCTGGGCGGTATTCCACTCACTGGGATCCTTTTCTCTTACACGAAGATTGTGTcctccattttgaaaatttcatcaGCTGCGGGGAAATACAAAGCCTTTTCCACTTGTGGGTCTCATCTTTCTGTGGTTTCCATGTTCTATGGTACAGGTCTCGGTGTTTATCTCAGTTCTGCTGCTATTGAAAACCCCAGGGCCACTGCAATCGCCTCAGTGATGTACACTGTGGTCACACCCATGCTGAATCCCTTTATCTACAGTCTGAGAAATAAAGACATAAAGCAAGCCCTACGAAAACTTGTCAGCTGA